The Methanoregula sp. UBA64 region TCGCTCTCGGATGTATCGGTCGGCACGCACTCCCTCGAATACCGGCTCACCGGGTATTCCCCGTGGAAATCCACCATCACCGTACCAGCGGGCACTTCCAGCTATTATGCCTCCCTCACTCCGCTCGCATCCAAAACGGCAACAACCATACCCTCGGGCATAGCAACAACCGTCCAGCCCATCTCCGTAGTAGTCCAGCAGCCCACGGTGACGATCACGGAGAGTACGGATACCCTCGTTATCGGGGGCAAGCTCCTGTTCTCCGGCACCTGCAAGGGCAGCAACGGTGTGATCCTCATGCTGTACGGGCCGGGCATCTATACAAACGGCGTCAAGGTTGCCGAACCTTCGGTCGGGACGGATAATACGTGGTCGTACACGTGGAACCCGGGCACGAGCATCATGAACGGGGCGTATACCATGATCGCATACGACAAACAGAAACAGGCCTCGGACAAGGTCTCGTTCAATGCAGTCGGCGGCGGATCGATCACCATCAGTGCTGCCAGCGCCACCATCCCGCAGGGAAATACCGCCAGTTTCTCCGGGTTGTGCACGAGCGGGGCAAAGACCGTCCGGCTGACGCTGTACGGGCCCGGGCAGTACTCAAACGGGGTGGATGTTGTCACGCTTCCGTTGAATGCCGATAATACCTGGAACTACAAGTTCACCTTCGACCAGGCAAAACCGATGGGGATCTATACCATGTACGTGCACGATGCGCAGAATACCGGTTCCGCATCGGTGATCGTGAGCATTGTCTCCCCGTAAAACAGGGCATCCTTTTTTTATTGCTTTTTTCCGGGTACGGTTCTTTTGTTTTGGGAAGCGGACGGTTATTCAAAGAGTATTTTGCTCTCCGATAGCTATTTGAAGGATTTTATACAAACAGTGAACCAACAGGAGATTGTTATGGCAATTGTGAAAAAATTCCTCAATATCTTCAAATCGGGGAGCCAGGAGGACGAGGAAGCCCGGCTCAAGGCTCAGAAGGAGCGCTACGATACCTTCCTTAAGGCCCTTACGAGCGGGGACCTCGACACCCGCTGGAATGCAGTCCGGTCGGTAGGGGATCTGGGAGAGCCCTTTATCGAGCCGCTCATCAACGGCCTGCGGGACGAGTACTGGATCATCCGCCGCGGATCGGCAGATACGCTCGGAAAGATCGGCGCTCCGGCCATCGTCCCCCTGATCGGCGCCCTTGCCGACCCCGGAGAGGACGTCCGCCAGGAGACGATCCGGGCGCTCCAGCTCATTGGCGAGCCTTCGGTCACGCCGCTCATCCAGTCGCTCAAGCACACCCACCCGTTCATCCGCCGGGGCGCTGTCCAGGCACTCGGTGTCATGGGGGAAGGCCGTGCCGTCCCGAACATCATCGAGATGCTTAAGGATCCCGACCCGTGGGTTCGCCACGAAGCCGCCGTTGCACTCGGCCGTATCGGCGATGCCAGGGCAGTCGTCCCCCTGATCGAGAGCCTCAACGATCCGCTGGAACACGTGCGGATGGCCGCGATGGGGACCCTCTGCTCGCTCGGCGAGACCTCTATTGCCCCGCTCATTGCAGCCCTTGTCGACAAGAACGAGGACACTGCACGGAGAGCGGAACTTGCCCTCGTCACCATCGGCGAACCCTCGGTAGAACCGCTCATTGCAGCCCTCGCCAGCCAGAACCCGGCGCTCCGGAAGGAGGCGGCATCGGTTCTTGGCCAGATCGGGAACACCAAAGCCATCCCGGCCCTCATCGGCACCCTTGCCGATCCCGACCGGGCGGTCAGGATCGATGTGGTAAAAGCCCTTGCAGCTCTTGGCGTCCCCGCCATTGCCCCGCTCATGCAGGTCTTCCGCGAGGGGGATGTCCGGTCCCGGACGGCTGCCATGGAAGCGCTCTGGATGCTCGGCCAGCCGGCAACGACGCCGCTTATTATGGTCTTAAAAGACGACCAGAGCGATGTTCGGAAGCGTGCCGCTCTCCTGCTCGGCGAGATCGGCGACAATAAGGCAGCCGATCACCTCACCGGCCTCTTATCCGACGAGAATGTCTCGGTCCGGCGCGAAGCATTCGAAGCGCTGGAAATGATAAAAAAGCGCAATCCCCAGTAATCCCCATCTTTTTTGTTCCCGGCCCGGGAGAGTTGTTCTGATTAAAAGACCAGAACAGCCCGGCGGTTCTTTTAAAAAAAAGTGCCGGGGAAAAGCGTTCAGACCCAGCCCATTGCCTTCCAGTGATCGAACTCGTGGGCCCAGATATCCTTGTTCGCGAGAACCAGCTGCTTCATGTGCGCTTTCCTCTCGGCATAATATGCCTGCTGGGCAGGATCCTTGTAGCCGGTCCGGATCGCTTCGGCCAGCTTTCGCCCCAGCTCTTTTGCCTGCTTCTCCGCAGGAACGATCGCGTCGGGGTTTCCCATGAAGTTTACCCCGACCGTTCCAACCGTGGTTGCCCCGAGCATCCGCAGAGCACCGTTCATGTACTCCGCGGTCTCCTCGGCCATTGCCCCGCCGGCGGTCGAGACTGCACAGCCGTACTTGCCGGTAAAGTGCAGGCAGTGGACGCTGTCTGCCATCCGGTCCAGCATGGCTTTTAACTGGGCCGTGACCGAGTTGATGTACACCGGCGAACCGAGCACGACGCCGTCGCAGTCGAGCAGTTTCTCGTACAGGGCCGGCATATCGTCGTCATTGACGCACTCGCCCTTTGCATAGCAGGTCGAGCACGCTGTACAGTACTTTATCTTTAAGGCACAGACGTCGACAAAGGTCACGTCCGCACCGGCCGCCCGGGCCCCGTCGAGTACGCCCACGACAAGCCTCCGGGTCTGGCTCTTTTCTCCTTTCGGACTCCCGTTGATCCCGATGATCTTCATATTGTCTCACCAGTGAAGAGATAGGCACGGATCTTCATAAACATGTGCAAAACCAGTGCACAGGAGAGCAACCGCTAAACCCTAAGGAATGCGATCTCTGATCATGCTCATCCGTAACAGCGGTACCTGCCCCCATGCCCGGGTCATGGACCGGTCGGTCCTCTCCGAACTCCTCCACCCGGACAAAACACCGGGTGCCAGAGACCTTGCATGCAGCATCGCCCATGCCATTGTCCCTCCGGGAGAGACCACGCTCCCGCATGTTCTTAAAAACAGCACCGAGATCTATTACATCCTCGAAGGGACCGGGGCCATGACCATAGGTGAAGAGACCTCCCCGGTCCGGCCCGGTGACTGCATCCTGATCCCGCCGGGCTCGGTCCAGCAGATCAAAAACACCGGAGCCGGCGATCTCGTCTTTCTCTGTGTTGTCTCCCCGAAATGGCAGGCTTCTGATGAATCCCTGGTTCCCCGTTGAGACAGAAGGAAGAATAAAAGCGTGAAGGTAATACGTAATTCCGGTGTATCTTATGACCATGGAAGCGCAGGAATCTCCCGCGGAAAACAATATTATCTCGAAAAACCGGCTGGAGGCTCTCGTCGACGGCGTCTTTGCCTTTGCCATGACGCTGCTCGTGGTCGGCCTCTCCGTTCCCGACATCCCCAAGGCCGATGCCGCAGTCGAACTGCCAAAACACATCGCCACCATGTTCCCGGAGCTCCTCAGTTTTGTCATCGCGTTTTTAGTCCTCGCCAGCTTCTGGATCGTCCACCACGAGCACTTCCATTACCTCCGCTCGGTGAACGGCTGGGTGCTCTGGCTCAATATCTTCATTCTGATCTTTGTCGTACTGGTGCCGTTCTCCACCAACCTCTCCGGGGACTACCCGCACGTCCCGATCGCGCCGTTCATCTTCCACCTCAACATGCTCGCCCTCGGCACCCTCTTTTTACTCCAGTGGCAGTACATCATCCGCCGGCCGGCACTCCTTGTGGCGCCGGTCCACCCGGGCAGGGTGCAGGACGCGGTCATGGAACGGTTCAGCGTCATCCTGGCCGCAGTCTCCGGAATGATCTTACTCTATCTCGGCGTGAACTTCTCCACGATGTACATGTACGGGGTCTTTCCCTGCGCCATCAGGATACTGATATGGTACCTGCACAGGAAGCAGGCACCCCGCAGCGGGGCTGCTGCCTAAAGGCTCTTGTGAAAAATACAGAAGAATACCGTTTACCACGCAGGGAAAAAAAGAAAAAACCCGGTCTTTTTTTAGAACCAGAAGTCCCTTACAAAGACCTTCGATTTTGATACCCGGTCGGTAAACTGGCTGAGCGCCAGCGGGACGATCAGGAGAATGATCACAACGTTCCCGATAAACCAGGGAACAAACACCGAGCCGAACGCAGACCATGCGATAACGCCGCCAAGGGCAAGGGATGCAGCGCCCCATGCCGCAGAGACAAGATTATTGATAATTGTCCCGAAGAGCACGAGGTGGAAGAGGTCACGGCCGGATTCCATCCCGACATTGACCTTGAAGATGCGGAAGGTAAGAAGGGGGATGAGCACCATCCAGAGGTTTGCAAGCGAGAAATAGAGCGCCACCGATGCCGGCATACCGGAGAGGAGCCCTCCGCCGATGAGGCCGCCTACATAGGCGGAGATCGCCCCGTACATGCCAAACCAGAGGGTGAAGAGGAGCATGAACGCGGCCGCGATATAGATTATGGCGACACCCGTCGGAATCGTGGGACTGATCACCCGGGCGAGCAGGATGGACCCCCACGCAAGGAGCGTGTTGACGATGATGAGCCCGAGCACGAGGATGCAATACGAATAGGTCGGACATTTCTGGGTCTTCATACGAATTACCACTATCCCTATATTATCCGCCGCCATACATAGAATTTATCCCGTATCCTGCCTTTCAGGCGGCCCTCTGCACGTGGAAAAAGGGCCCCGGCAGGGAAAAAACCGAATGGCCGGCGCAGGGATTGTTCCCTGCACGGCACCGGGATGCGGCTGGTATGCACATGATCGTTACAGGCATCGATCCGGGTCTTGCCCGGTGCGGGTACGGCGTGATCCGGGTGGAACGCGGAGTCATCGCTCCTGTCTGCTACGGTTGCGTTGAAACGCCTGCCGGGAAAAGACCGGGGGAACGCCTGGTACAGATCCATGAAGAGATCACGTCCCTGTTTGCCCGGTTCCCGCCCGATGCCATTGCAATGGAGAAGCTCTTTTTCTCGAAAAACACGACCTCCGCGATGGGCGTGAGCGAGGTCCGGGGCGTGATCCTCCTTGCAGCAGAACAGCACCGGATCCCGGTCACGGAATACACGCCCAACCAGGTCAAGCAGGCAGTCACCGGGTCGGGCCGGGCCGACAAGGTCCAGATGCAGGCGATGATCACCCGGCTCCTGAAACTCGACGAGATCCCGCAGCCAGACGATGCCGCGGACGGGCTTTCGATTGCCTTATGTCATATCCACGTTATGAGATAGTGTACCAATGATCGCGTATCTGGACGGAAAGCCGGTCGCATCCGGCGAACGGTGGGTGGTGCTCGATGTCAACGGGATCGGTTACCGGGTCTTCGTGCCACAACAGGAGATTCGGGAGATCGCCCGGACAAAAGAGAAAGTAAAACTCCACACGTACATGGCCGTCCGCGAAGACGCGATTACACTCTACGGATTCCTGCGCCCAAGCGAACTCGAACTTTTTACCGTGCTCATCAGCGTCTCGGGGATCGGCCCGCAGATAGCGCTCAACATCCTCTCACAGGTAACACTCGAAGACTTTGTCCTTTCCATCCTTGACGAGGACGAGAAGAAGCTGACCCGGATCCCCGGCATCGGCCCAAAGAGCGCAAAACGCCTGATCCTCGAACTCCGGGACAAGATGAAAAAAGTGCAGGAGGCAATGGCGCTTTCCCGCGAAGGAACAGGCGATCTGCCGGCCCGGGACGCGGTAAGCGCTCTTGTCTCCCTCGGGTTTGCCGAGGAGGCATCGTACCGGGCGGTCCGGGCGGCCGGGGCAAACCTTTCCGCCCCCACGGTGCAGGGGCTCATCAAGGCAGCGCTTGCAATCCTCAAAGAGGGTGAACGGGCGTGAGCGAACGGATCATCTCCCCCGGGCCGGCCATTGAGGATCCCGAAGAGGTCACGCTCCGGCCGGCAACGCTCGATGCGTTTGTCGGGCAGGCGCCGGCAAAGGACGCGCTGCGGATCGCAATTGCGGCAGCACAGCAGCGGGGCGAGCCGGTGGACCACATCCTCTTTGCCGGCCCGCCGGGTCTCGGGAAGACCACGCTCGCCCATATTATTGCCCGCGAGATGGGGGCGGCAATCCGGACAACGAGCGGCCCGGTGCTTGAAAAGCCCGGCGATGCGGCGGCACTGCTCACCGCACTCCAGAAAGGCGACGTGCTCTTCATCGACGAAATCCACCGGATGAACCCGGTGGTCGAGGAGATCCTCTACCCGGCCATGGAGGACTACTGCATCGATGTGATGATCGGCGAGGGGCCGAGCGCCCGCTCGATCCGCTTAACCCTCGAACACTTCACGCTGATCGGGGCCACGACCCGGCAGGGCCTTCTCGGCTCCCCGTTCCGGGACCGGTTCGGGATCGTGGTGCGCCTGAACCTGTACGCGGCAGAAGACCTCGAAGAGATCGTGAAACGGAGCGCCGCGATCCTTAAGATCCCGATCACGCCCGGAGGGGCAGGGGCCATTGCCGCCCGGAGCCGGGGCACGCCCAGGATCGCAAACCGGCTCCTGCGCCGGGTGCGGGACTATGCAACGGTCAAAGGCAACGGGGAGATCACAAAAGAGATTGCAGAAGACGGCCTTGCCCTCCTGCGCATCGACGAGCTGGGCCTTGACGAGATCGACCGCAGGATCCTCACCGTCATCGCAGACGATTTCTCGGGCGGGCCGGTCGGGGCAAAGACCATTGCAATCTCGGTGGGAGAAGAGGTCCGGACCATCGAGGAGGTGTACGAACCCTACCTCATCCAGATCGGGTTTGTGAAACGCACCCCGCAGGGCCGGGAGACCACACCGGCTGCGCTTGCCCACCTCCGGCTCGAAACCCGGCAGAAGACGCTGTTTTAAAAACGGGCTGCACGTTCTCTCGTTTTGGTTTAGGTGAAGGAGCGCCGGTTTTTTTTGGTACGCCGCACGCGTGCAGGGGAACCCGGCCGGGAAAGAGCGGGGTATGGAGATCTATTGAGGAATTTTACCAGGCTGAACTTACCCTATTGAAAACTCTTAAACAGATCAGAAAAAATATGATATACTCGGAAAAAATTATTCCGGATCCGGAGTAATCAGGCCCGGTGAAGCGTGGAGATCCAGTTTTCTGTTATTGCAATCCTCTTTATCGTCTCCGCAGCAGCCACCGCGGTGCTTACCGTCGTATGCTGGCGCACCTGGAAATCCCCGGCAGCCCCGTACTTCACCCTCCTCTTTGCTGCCGCCACGATCTGGAACCTGGGGGACGCCGGGGAATTCTTAAGCATCACGCCCGCGGCAAAGTTCCTCTTTGTCTGCATGGAATACCCCGGGATGGTCACGGTACCCGTGGCATGGTTTTTGATCGTCCTCTACTACACCGGGAACACCCGGTTCCTTTCGAAAAAAAATATCGCACTGCTCTTTGTCATCCCCGTGCTCGCGGTAGCAGCAGTCTGGACCAATCCCCTGCACCACCTCTATTACACCGGCATCGCGTCGGTACTTGAACAGGGAACCTTTGTCGGGGTCTTCCTGCACGGCCCGCTCTTCTGGATCTTCATCACCTGGGCATACGGGTTGTCGGCGGTCGGCATCGTGATCGTGGCAACGCGTTTCTGGACCTCGCATGCCATCTACCAGTACCAGATCGCCCTCGTTTTAGCCGCGAGCCTGCTTCCTTTAGCAGCAAATATTGCCTATGTTGCCCGGTGGGGACCGGTACCGTTCGTGAATCTCTCGCCCCTCCTCTTTGCGTTCTCCGGCCTGCTTGCCGCATACGGGATCTCGCGGTTCCAGCTCCTCTCCCTCATGCCGGTGGCGCACGACCGGGTCTTCTCCACGATTGCCGACGGCATCATTGTGGTAGACGATCGTCTGGATATCTGCGACACCAACCCGGCCGCGGAAGAGATGCTCGGCGTTTCCTCGGACCGGCTGATCGGGCAGTCCGCCCGGACGGTGCTGCCCGGGGATATCGGGACGCTGCCTGCGGCCGGCCCGGAAAGCAGGCCCGTTATCCGGGAGGTCGTAATAGACCGCCCGGGCCAGCCGCAGTACTACGAGGCGTCCGTGATCCCGTTCGATCCCCAGATCCCGGGCAGGAGCTCCTATTACCTGATCGTGCTCCGCAATATCACCCGGAGAAAACTGGCCGAGTCCGCCCTTGCCGATGCCAGCAGGAAACTGGCCCTCCTAAACAACATCACCCGGCACGACATCCTCAACCAGATCACGGCCCTGGACTGTTATGTGGAACTGGGGTCCGGGATGGCACAGAGCAGGGAAGAAAAAGAGTTCATAAAAAAAGAGCGCGAGATTATCTCGAAGATCCATGAGCAGATCGAGTTTACCCGGGAGTACCAGAACCTGGGATCCGAAGCGGCAAAATGGCAGGATCTCCCGGCGGTCATTGCACTGGCAGCGGAACATGCCGGTAACGGGAAGGTGTCTGTTAAAAATACCGTGCCGGGAATAGAGGTCTTTGCCGACCCGATGCTCGGGAAAGTGTTCTCCAACCTCGTCGGGAATGCCGTCCAGTACGGGGAGACTATCACGAGCATCTCGTTTACCGGGGACGTGTATAATGACGAGTTTGTCGTTGTCTGCGAGGACAACGGCGTCGGGATCCCGGAAAACGACAAGCCCCGGCTCTTCACAAGAGGCTTTGGAAAACATACCGGCCTTGGCCTCTTTTTGTCCCGGGAGATCCTCTCAATCACCGGTTTTACCATCGAGGAGAACGGGACGCCGGGACGCGGAGCCCGGTTCGAGATCCGGATCCCCTCCGGAGCCTGGCGGTTCCGGAAGGACTGAGGGACACAGCAGGTATCCGGGAACAAGACCCGTTGTGTACGGGCAACAATGAAAAAAGGAGGGGGTACCCGGGGGGGTTCCCGAAGCGTGATATTATGCCGTTACCGCGTTTACCGAAGCCGGCATCAGCCGGTCGAGCAGGAATCCGGGCACCTGCTGCGAGGTCTTCACGGTAAGATCGAAGTTATCCTTTGTCCCGGCCTGGCCGAGATATGTTAAGGTGAACTGGAAATCGGCATTGTAGATCGGGATCCCGAGCGTGGTGATCTTCGCGTGCCGGGGGCTGATCACCCGGGTCTGGCCCACGACCAGCTGTTCGCGGTTGCCGTCCACATCGGTAATGACCGAACCATTGTACGCCATCACCGCGATCCGGCTGTTGCCTATCGTTACCGCTTCGCCATCCGGCAGTGCCACGGAATAGTGGGTCACGTACGGCAGGCTTTTTTCGGAGAGATCGGATGTTACCGAAACGGTCAGCGTTAAAAAGATCGCAGCAACGACCACGATAATGACTCCTGCAAGAATGCCAATCATCAGGTTCCTGCGGGAGGGAGTACCGCCATCGCCATGTGCAGCAGGGCGGGGTGGATGATCTGTCATATGATCACGTAAGCCTGCGTTTGGCCAAAAACATGTAGGGTGCCCGGGCCTAAAGGCCCCATAAACTCAATTATCCTTCCCGGCCCATTGTTATAGGATTTTAATGCGCGTTCCCATACAGAGCGTCACACCCGACGCCGGCCATGCAGAGATCTGCGGATGGGTCCACGAGGAACGGGACCTCGGCGGACTCGCGTTCTTTTTGATCCGCGACCGGACCGGGATCATCCAGGTGACCATCCCCAAAAAGAAAGTTTCCGAAGAGATTCTTCTTGCGGCAAAGAAAGTATCCAGGGAGTCCGTGGTCCGGATCGCCGGCACGGTAAAGGCCGTTGAAAAGGCACCGGGCGGCCGCGAGATCGTCCCGGACACCTTCGAGATCATCAACCTCGCAGAGACTCCGCTCCCGCTCGATGTCTCGGAAAAAGTCGGGGTCGAACTCGACACCCGGCTCGATGCCCGGTTCCTCGATGTGCGCCGGCCCCGGGTCGCCGCGGTCTTCCAGATAAGGAGCGCTGCGCTCTTTGCGGTCAACGAGTTCCTCCACAAGGAAGGGTTCATCAGCATCACGACCCCGAAGATCGTGGCCGCCGCAACCGAAGGCGGGACCGAGCTCTTCCCGATCGCCTACTTCGACAAGGAAGCGTTCCTCAACCAGAGCCCGCAGCTCTACAAGCAGATGATGATGGCGGGCGGCTTTGAGAAGGTGTATGAGATCGGGCCGATCTTCCGGGCCGAAGAGCACAATACCACGAAGCACTTAAACGAGGCAACGAGCATCGATATCGAGGTCTCGTACGCGGACCACAAGGACGTAATGAAGACGCTCGAAGACCTGATCGTCACTACCTACGAGTACGTGAACAAGACCTGCAGCACCCAGATCGCAAACCTCGAGATCGACAACTTCTGTGTGCCAAAGGCACCCTTCACCCGGCTGCCGTACTGCGAGGCAATCGAGATCGCGCAGAAGACCTGCAGCGAGCCGATCAAGTACGGCGACGATATCTCCGCCGCAGCCGAACACGCGATCGGCGACGAGATGGGCGCCCACTACTTCATCACCGACTGGCCCACCGAGATCCGGCCCTACTATGCGATGCCCTACGAGGACGACCCGTCCATCTGCAAGGCCTTCGACCTCATGCACCCGAGAATGGAACTCTCGAGCGGTGCACAGCGCATCCACCAGTACGACCTCCTCGTCCAGCAGATCAAGAAGAAGGGCCTCTCGCCCGACAGCTTCGAGTTCTACCTGCGCCCGTTCCGGTACGGGATGCCGCCGCACGCCGGTTGGGGCCTTGGCGCAGAAAGGCTTATCATGACAATGCTCGGACTCTCTAACGTCCGCGAAGCAGTCCTCTTCCCCAGAGACATGCACCGCCTCGTCCCATGAAAGCGTATTTCATCAACAAGGTATTGGCGACAACCGTGGTCGGGAGCTACCCCGTAGTGAAAGGCTCCGGCCTCAAGACCCTTTTTGATCCGTTCAAATCCGCGGTCGAGACCGCGGTCGCCGACCAGGTCAATGCCGGGATCGATATCATCTCGGACGGCCAGGTCCGGGGCGACATGATCCAGGCTTTTTCCGGCAAACTCCCGGGCATCAAGGGCCAGGACGTTGTCGGGAAGATCCAGCCGGCTTCAGGTGCAATCACCGCAGGCGACACCAAGTACGCGAAATCAAAATCGCTCTACGTCAAGGGGATCATCACCGGCCCCTCGACACTTGCCCACGGGCTCCATATCAGCACGCCGATGTACCGGAACAAGGAGGAACTGGCGCTCGATCTTGCCGCGGCC contains the following coding sequences:
- a CDS encoding PEGA domain-containing protein produces the protein MKNLLLISAVIILVLVAGCTSVTPSTTGKTTLQFTTSPSGAEVYLDNQYAGTTPSSLSDVSVGTHSLEYRLTGYSPWKSTITVPAGTSSYYASLTPLASKTATTIPSGIATTVQPISVVVQQPTVTITESTDTLVIGGKLLFSGTCKGSNGVILMLYGPGIYTNGVKVAEPSVGTDNTWSYTWNPGTSIMNGAYTMIAYDKQKQASDKVSFNAVGGGSITISAASATIPQGNTASFSGLCTSGAKTVRLTLYGPGQYSNGVDVVTLPLNADNTWNYKFTFDQAKPMGIYTMYVHDAQNTGSASVIVSIVSP
- a CDS encoding HEAT repeat domain-containing protein produces the protein MAIVKKFLNIFKSGSQEDEEARLKAQKERYDTFLKALTSGDLDTRWNAVRSVGDLGEPFIEPLINGLRDEYWIIRRGSADTLGKIGAPAIVPLIGALADPGEDVRQETIRALQLIGEPSVTPLIQSLKHTHPFIRRGAVQALGVMGEGRAVPNIIEMLKDPDPWVRHEAAVALGRIGDARAVVPLIESLNDPLEHVRMAAMGTLCSLGETSIAPLIAALVDKNEDTARRAELALVTIGEPSVEPLIAALASQNPALRKEAASVLGQIGNTKAIPALIGTLADPDRAVRIDVVKALAALGVPAIAPLMQVFREGDVRSRTAAMEALWMLGQPATTPLIMVLKDDQSDVRKRAALLLGEIGDNKAADHLTGLLSDENVSVRREAFEALEMIKKRNPQ
- a CDS encoding flavodoxin family protein, whose amino-acid sequence is MKIIGINGSPKGEKSQTRRLVVGVLDGARAAGADVTFVDVCALKIKYCTACSTCYAKGECVNDDDMPALYEKLLDCDGVVLGSPVYINSVTAQLKAMLDRMADSVHCLHFTGKYGCAVSTAGGAMAEETAEYMNGALRMLGATTVGTVGVNFMGNPDAIVPAEKQAKELGRKLAEAIRTGYKDPAQQAYYAERKAHMKQLVLANKDIWAHEFDHWKAMGWV
- a CDS encoding cupin domain-containing protein, with amino-acid sequence MLIRNSGTCPHARVMDRSVLSELLHPDKTPGARDLACSIAHAIVPPGETTLPHVLKNSTEIYYILEGTGAMTIGEETSPVRPGDCILIPPGSVQQIKNTGAGDLVFLCVVSPKWQASDESLVPR
- a CDS encoding TMEM175 family protein, with the protein product MTMEAQESPAENNIISKNRLEALVDGVFAFAMTLLVVGLSVPDIPKADAAVELPKHIATMFPELLSFVIAFLVLASFWIVHHEHFHYLRSVNGWVLWLNIFILIFVVLVPFSTNLSGDYPHVPIAPFIFHLNMLALGTLFLLQWQYIIRRPALLVAPVHPGRVQDAVMERFSVILAAVSGMILLYLGVNFSTMYMYGVFPCAIRILIWYLHRKQAPRSGAAA
- the ruvC gene encoding crossover junction endodeoxyribonuclease RuvC — translated: MIVTGIDPGLARCGYGVIRVERGVIAPVCYGCVETPAGKRPGERLVQIHEEITSLFARFPPDAIAMEKLFFSKNTTSAMGVSEVRGVILLAAEQHRIPVTEYTPNQVKQAVTGSGRADKVQMQAMITRLLKLDEIPQPDDAADGLSIALCHIHVMR
- the ruvA gene encoding Holliday junction branch migration protein RuvA, whose amino-acid sequence is MIAYLDGKPVASGERWVVLDVNGIGYRVFVPQQEIREIARTKEKVKLHTYMAVREDAITLYGFLRPSELELFTVLISVSGIGPQIALNILSQVTLEDFVLSILDEDEKKLTRIPGIGPKSAKRLILELRDKMKKVQEAMALSREGTGDLPARDAVSALVSLGFAEEASYRAVRAAGANLSAPTVQGLIKAALAILKEGERA
- the ruvB gene encoding Holliday junction branch migration DNA helicase RuvB, coding for MSERIISPGPAIEDPEEVTLRPATLDAFVGQAPAKDALRIAIAAAQQRGEPVDHILFAGPPGLGKTTLAHIIAREMGAAIRTTSGPVLEKPGDAAALLTALQKGDVLFIDEIHRMNPVVEEILYPAMEDYCIDVMIGEGPSARSIRLTLEHFTLIGATTRQGLLGSPFRDRFGIVVRLNLYAAEDLEEIVKRSAAILKIPITPGGAGAIAARSRGTPRIANRLLRRVRDYATVKGNGEITKEIAEDGLALLRIDELGLDEIDRRILTVIADDFSGGPVGAKTIAISVGEEVRTIEEVYEPYLIQIGFVKRTPQGRETTPAALAHLRLETRQKTLF
- a CDS encoding histidine kinase N-terminal 7TM domain-containing protein, giving the protein MEIQFSVIAILFIVSAAATAVLTVVCWRTWKSPAAPYFTLLFAAATIWNLGDAGEFLSITPAAKFLFVCMEYPGMVTVPVAWFLIVLYYTGNTRFLSKKNIALLFVIPVLAVAAVWTNPLHHLYYTGIASVLEQGTFVGVFLHGPLFWIFITWAYGLSAVGIVIVATRFWTSHAIYQYQIALVLAASLLPLAANIAYVARWGPVPFVNLSPLLFAFSGLLAAYGISRFQLLSLMPVAHDRVFSTIADGIIVVDDRLDICDTNPAAEEMLGVSSDRLIGQSARTVLPGDIGTLPAAGPESRPVIREVVIDRPGQPQYYEASVIPFDPQIPGRSSYYLIVLRNITRRKLAESALADASRKLALLNNITRHDILNQITALDCYVELGSGMAQSREEKEFIKKEREIISKIHEQIEFTREYQNLGSEAAKWQDLPAVIALAAEHAGNGKVSVKNTVPGIEVFADPMLGKVFSNLVGNAVQYGETITSISFTGDVYNDEFVVVCEDNGVGIPENDKPRLFTRGFGKHTGLGLFLSREILSITGFTIEENGTPGRGARFEIRIPSGAWRFRKD
- the aspS gene encoding aspartate--tRNA(Asn) ligase; translation: MRVPIQSVTPDAGHAEICGWVHEERDLGGLAFFLIRDRTGIIQVTIPKKKVSEEILLAAKKVSRESVVRIAGTVKAVEKAPGGREIVPDTFEIINLAETPLPLDVSEKVGVELDTRLDARFLDVRRPRVAAVFQIRSAALFAVNEFLHKEGFISITTPKIVAAATEGGTELFPIAYFDKEAFLNQSPQLYKQMMMAGGFEKVYEIGPIFRAEEHNTTKHLNEATSIDIEVSYADHKDVMKTLEDLIVTTYEYVNKTCSTQIANLEIDNFCVPKAPFTRLPYCEAIEIAQKTCSEPIKYGDDISAAAEHAIGDEMGAHYFITDWPTEIRPYYAMPYEDDPSICKAFDLMHPRMELSSGAQRIHQYDLLVQQIKKKGLSPDSFEFYLRPFRYGMPPHAGWGLGAERLIMTMLGLSNVREAVLFPRDMHRLVP